Sequence from the Parus major isolate Abel chromosome 1, Parus_major1.1, whole genome shotgun sequence genome:
ATTCCTGGGATTTTAAACTGAGAGAACAGGGGGTGTGAGGTGTACCAGTGCTGTGAATCAGCAGAGGGCACTACGTGCCAATAAACCTGTGTGGCTGTGAATTAACATGCATTGACAGCCTCGGTGAAGTGAGCATCAGCCCAGGGTTTAGATGGTTTAGCTGAGGGAATATCAGTGCTCAGCAAGAGCTGACTTTATTTATAAGATGTTTATACTGTGCTATGAAAAATGCATGGATCATTGTCAGCAGGGGCTTCAGTTCACTGTGCTGCATCTCACTCTGGCACTACCTGGGTACGTAGTGTTTAGGGGAGCCTGAAGTTGTCCTGGGCCTGCAAAAGCAGGTTTTCTCCTGAGAATCCCACTCTGCATTGAGATCCTGATATTTCCTGGCAGTCCTTTCTCAGCTAAGCATTTCCTCACTGTCACATTCATGGAGGTGCATGAGATCTGGTCCCTGCGCCCTCCTGAGTGCTGGGGCTGATATTCAAGGGGCTACTGATACTCAGTTGTcatgttgtggggttttttccccctgtaatAACCCATTTCTTATGTCAGCTATGCGACCTGAAACAGACCTGATGTATAAAGAAATCTTATTTCTGCACGACTTACACAGGTCCATCATAACTCAGCCAAGTGTTGGTTGACGTGGAGCAGATGGCTGAGGAAAAAATCTATGGGGAATTGTAAAGTTTGTGACAAACACCAGCtttctcatttccctgctgGTTTATTCCTGGGACAGCTGGGTTGCACAAGTTTCTGCCCTTTAGTTTCAGCTTCTTCAGTGAGTTTtagccctgctgcagcagcagcctctgtgagCAGCGGGTGATCCATGTAATGGCAGGCAGATGTGCAAGTGCTGATGCTGCTGTTGCGGATTTTTGAAGATGTGCAAGTGGCATCATGAAAccatttctaaaattttatatgcaaataaaagaaGGGCAAGAAATACTTCTGAGCATCATAGAACTGGTGTTGAAATAGCGTGTCAGGTGACTGGAAGGGATGGTTATTGTTGACGGTTTTATACAGCTCTGATTtaggtataaaaatatttgaaaaggaaatgttttgtgcaTCTTGGGACATGCAAGTGCCTTGTTATTCTTTAGAGATTACACACCACCAGGAGGCACAGAGAATGCTATTCCTAGCAAATAAGCAAATTTTGCCCAAAtacaagaaaagcttttgtgtttgcaaaaatgcaaattcagcACAAGTGaagctgaaatgttttggtttgctgGTAGCTACTCAGAGCCATCTGTAGtctttctttgctgctgctatttttgcttctgtgtaGAGCCTAGTCTGGCAGTCTCTTCTCAAACAAAATTCTGATTGACAGCTCCTGGAGTTTTGTTTGTGCAAGAAATAAGGATCAGGCCTTAGGAGATGCCTTAGGAGCTCTTGAAAGTAACTTTCACAGCAAGCTCGCTACCTTTGAtggctgtttttattttttttttaagagagaagtTTGTTCCTGTTCTTTATGAGACTTACCACCCCATATTCCTACACAAGAGACATACCCAAGGTTTTCCTTTTGGCAGTTCAAATGCAGTGAAATAGAAGaacagtaaaacagaaatatggtCTGTGTGTCTCTTAGCCGTGCGCTCATGAGGAAGCCCTGCTGGGAATTCACAGGACTTGAGTTAACTCAGAGGGGATAACTGGCTTAGGATTGCCTCTGGCAGACCAGGAAGCTCAGAACAAAATCAATAATTAGAGTAACCCATTCTGATGCTGCCCTGGTTTTCTTGAGCACAGCAGTATGCTTGTTTCATAAACCTAAATTTAGGAAATAGCAGGTACTTGAAGACAAACTGTTAAGCTCTGGCTTTGGAATACTTATAATGAAGGCTCCAGAGTTAAGAAGAAGCCACAGTAAAATTGACTTCTTGAGGCCACAGGCCCAGTTATGGAATTCTAATGTGCCCCAAAAGGCAATTTCCAACATGGTTCAGATGTTATCACCTGGGACAGGAGAGGTTTTGCTCTTCTCTCACATCCCTTTGGCAGCCACATATGAATTGATGTATGCCCTGCTATAAATTGATTCCGTGTGAAGAGATTCCATAATAATATCCAGATGTTCATGCTGGGACCAAATGCCTCTAATGAAACAAACTTTTTTGGTTCATCTCCATCTACAGGGATATATTTTCCTGAttcatgattttgttttcctgactcCAATATTTTCATACAGTTGAGCACAAAAGATGCAGAAATGCACTTTGGTTTCatgctgaatgaaaaaaaataaagacaagccTCCATTTTCTGGGTGAACATGTGCCATAATATCCATCCTTAAATTGGAAGTGCTAGGTTTTCAATTGTGGTGCCTCGTGCACATGAGGTGACCAGCGATGTACTCTAGCTGTGACAGAACTTCTGATTGAAAACTtcaaaaaatttgattttggcattgtgaaaaacataatttatctTCCAAAGCACTGCAGAATTAATTTGTTGCCTTGCAGCTGCTTCTTGTCCatttaccaaagaaaaaaatactttcctctccattttgctttcttcctaaCTTTCGTTGCCTTGGTGTTTTTGACAAGGATTCCATTGGAGACTTCTGTCCATAAAGAATAGGTGAAAAAACAGtttcttcttcagtttctcTGACCTGTTTGGGAATTTTGTAAACTAATTTTCTCTTACTCATAGGTTTGATGTTTTTCTTGCTGATTCTGAGTATCCTTCTCTTTGAATTAAAAGTCCTCAAAGGTATTAGCCAGCATTTTTAGAAGTTATATCTCATTTTGTTATTTCCAGACCAAGTTTTGAGTCTTTCAGGATCCCTTTGTGCccttttactgtattttctggTGCCTGTAGACACCTGAAAATTTGAATAATGTGCTCTCTGTCCCTTATTTCCCTGTATTAATAAAGAGACCAAATGAGACCTGACATTTCTTTGAGTAAGTGGCCTTTGGATACTTCTCTTCAAAAAGACACTGTTGTTGTTACTtggtaataaatattaaatcttgGTGCAGTATGATTTTGTTAAGCCAGtgtaaatacttttttaatgATGGACTGGTGTGGTAGTGCCTCAAATATCTACTAAAAGTTAGTACTTCTGCTGTTTGACATTCATGCTCACACAGTGCACActtaaatacataatttaatataaattttgaaaaatcagctGTGGCATGCAATATGGCCTTTATTAGTTATCTATCTTATGGACTCCACAATgcattgtgaaaaaaaaaaagtactcaCATAAAGCTAATGAGTCTTTCCTTGtgaatttttaaagctattaGGCTGCCATCCATATATTCAGCCAGGGAAATCCCATGTAAATAAAGCAGCTCTACAAATTACCCATTGTCTTCCACTCTTAATTAAGCTAGACTTTCTGAATGTCTAGTAATGGAgatttagataaaaaaaaaatctgactatTAAATATGGAATTATGTAATTAGGATGTTGGTATTGATCACAGTGTCCCGCCCTAATTTACAGCTAGGGGTCTTGGGCTGGAACAATAAGTCTAATTAGTAAATGCTACATTTTCTGCAGGGCTAGTAATTTTTAGGTTAcctgaaactaatttttttagCAAACAATAAAGTTTATTACAACTACTTTTGCCtgatttcaaaaggaaaaaaaaagaacccaaaactGCTAAATGCAATTAACAGTTAAGTGTTTGCATGAAAAGTttggagggaaaaggaaataaataaatgaataaatgaataaataaatatctcctTTTCAGTTGCAAATAGacaatttcttttgctgttgttttttgaCATCAGTCAAACAGTGCTGTTTAATCTCATTTTATTGCTCTGATATTAGTGACTCTTCTGCAGGGTGTTAATTTGGTTGCCCAGAAGTGCTGAATAAGTGGCTTCAAAGTATCAGTTCTGCACTGACTTGATAAAGTCTGACTTGCTAATTCAGCTGTGTATCACACCTAAATTGCACATCCAGAATAACCAGAATAACCACACAGAGCTGGTTTCCCAGGATCATGTTCAGGTAACCTCTGGGTATTTCTGAGGATGGAAGaccccacagcttctctgggcaatcaCTGCCGGTGTTCAGGCACCCCCATGgtaaaaaagcatttcctgatgttcagaagTCTTGTGTTTCACTTTCTGCCCCTTGTTCTGtgtcctgcacacacacacagtggcCCATCAGAAGCTGTCACGTGGATTGATtaaatttgtgctttttgtgACCACTTCGCTTTTTGGTGCCACTTCCCACTCCTGGAACCCATGGTTATGGTTATCTTTTGTGGGGGTGTTATgattctttctttgtttttcgTCTTGTAGGGTAAATCTTACCCCTTTAAAGGCCCATTCCCTCCCATGTGGAATCCCTTGGCCTACCTGGACTACAACAACCTATGGAGGACCATGGATGAAATGGGGAAGGAGGTATGGAGCTGAATCAGCTCAGCTGGTCTCCAccaggggcagagggaaaggatTAGGGTGCAGACAGCCAAAGCTGCTCTGGTTTGAACAAACCCAGTGCTGGCAAGAGCAGCCACACGTTTTGGTACACACTGATGGCCAGAGCACATCTGAGAGTGGCCTCCTGGCAAGCTCTTCTgactcctgtgctgctgaggctgtCTGCACACAtccctttgtttttctggttaTGGGAATGTCAAGTTTTATGCCTGTGATggatttttactgcttttcctgATGATTTGTAACTAATGTTTTAAGAGGCTTTCAGAACTTAAACATTTGCCCTTTTCTACCCTGAAATTCAACTTGTCTGTTCTAGTTTGTTACCGATTTTCCATTGACTGAGCTACAAAATTTGAGACTCTTACTTGTTGAGATAAATATGAGAGGTATGGAATAACTTAGAGACATTTCTTACCTCTAAAATTGTTCTCTATTTTtgaatctaaaaaaaaaaatgttaaaacaagcaaacaaaaaaaacccctccccTGAAAGCATTCTCTGTTAAGTTCACTGTGTTACCTGCCAGAAATCTTCAGGCTGAATTAGCATTTAAAGACAagattatttgtatttctttgccACTCTTTCACTTGCtgataaatgcttttctttatcTCTCCTTAGATTCCAAATGAAGCTCCGTGGAAGGCTCCACGTGCAGAAGAATGGGACAAAATGACTATGCAAGATTTCATAGATAAAATATGCTGGACAAagtaagaaatgtttttttatatgaaatataatgGCTTTAATTTATATACCTTAGAGCTCCAAATAAGCATTACTGCTTTGCAAACAGGTATAGCTATCACCAAAATACAGcccttttaaagaaaaggggTGAGAAAGTGCTGTAATAATGGACCACGACACCTGTCAGCACACTCAGTAGATTCTGATACATTTCCTTAACTTTTTagacaaaaataacaataaaaataaagtatatttGGGAAGGGTTATTTCTGAAGAGATGGGTAGTACCCTAATCTGTTATGTGCACTTCTCTGCTCTTCACTGTGTGTTTAGcctttaagagaaaaatgttatgGTTGCAGCAGGTTTTTGAATCAAACTCTTGAtggaaaaatgcacatttattcTGTGCTGGGCCAGCTGATTTTACCAAGGTGCTATAAAGATAACCTTTGTCTTTCAGTAGCACTAAATCACTTTAGCACTCATCATTCTATTGTTTAGCTGTTGCACTATATACCACCCAGGGAAACTGAAAATGCTTCCTGCTTTTATGTATACTTCAAGGCAATTTTTCTTTACTTGCCATTCAACAGCaatttgattgtttttcttctcactgaagggggaagaaaaaccaaaaaaaaacccccaaaaaacaaaaacaaaccattACTTCTGGTTGCTGTAGAGCAGATTGATTTCTACAGCAACCTCTTCAGAATTGCTGagcacccagcacagggctgccaggagctgggtgaAGAAACCTGTCAGTGCCCACTACAGCTGGTGCAGCCAGTGACATTTTTATGGGGCATTTTTATGGCTTCAGGCAGCCTCTAGAGAGTGACACAGCCTTTGTGGTTCATGTTGGACAGGctgttgtccaaacacttggAATCTTCTGGTTCAGAGTTTTGCTTCCACAAGAGTGACAATTGAACAGAAGCCTATAGAAAAGCTTTCTCATTTGTACCATGGCCCATTCTGACTAAAACCAGATGGAAATGTGTGCTGacagctgtgctgagcctcAGACAGGGTGCAGCACTGTGCAAGGGAGCAAAACACCACACACTGGTGCTCACTCAGTATCCAATAGCTCATGTGACCCCAGTCgtgttttttccagctctgaaggAATATAAGACTTGACATTTTACCTGAATATTGGCATCAGCTGAAGatgcttttcagattttatatgTGCATCTTGGCTTGATTTGCTTGGTTTGTTCAAGATTGAGGTAACATGCTGCAGAAACTTCCCACCCTGGCAGGTAATGATCCAGAAGGACAATCTTCTACTCTTTCCTCTTATCTAACAGACTGTACAGGTTTGCTTTTGGCTagagctgtgtgctggaaaTATCCTGAGTGCTCTTGGTTGAAATCATACTGCCATTTCTAGATAAAACATCAGGAACTGAAAAGCAGTGGGAGAAGGTGGCAAAATCCGGTAGAAGGTAACCACAACGTTATAGCACCtgcttataaaatattaataaatacattaattataCATTTACATACATTAGGCAAAACATCTCATAGAGTTTTATATACTATGTGTTTATACAGATGAATATATTTGTATACTATGTGTTTatactcacaaaaaaaaatttctgtattatttttggCTGTCAAGAATGAATTCAGAATGCAcccatttttcagaaaatggatTTGCTTTGTACTTGAGTGGGACTTTGcattttttggaaagaaagaagatgctTTTTTCTATATAGATCTAGAGCTCTTTGAAATACCATgttagagttaattttttttttttaaagtttggaGACTAAGCCAAAAGAAAGAAGCAACCAGAAGTGAATTCTGCACTGGCTTTGATGCCTTACACATGAATTATCTGTAGAGTCTTCATCCCTATCTCAGTTTCAATGCAGTTAAACTGAGCGGCTTCTGGTCCTGTTCATGTCTCTTTAAACTCCTCCTCAGAGTGAAGGCAGAGGGAAGTATTTATTTGAAACAGGAGGAATATTTCCCTGAGCATGAATTAACTCTGTCTTAGTGCACCCCAAAATCTTGTAGAGGCTTATACAGTAATTTACAGTAGAGCTGCTATGAAAGATGTTGCAGGACATAAAGCAGTGATCCCTTTTCAGACACAGATCAACTTTCTGCTTCTGTGCTCCTTGCCACTGGACACTTTAAAATACTGAACTGAGCTACCAAAATTATCctttcacttcctttttcttccagacTCTGGCATGAGTGATGTCTCTTCTGCTATGGCTTCCTACTTACATTTCCTTCCTTGTTGTGTTCCAGCTGCAAAACTCTCCTTGGGCACAGCAGAAGATTGGGCAGTGAACAGATGCTGACTAATCCATaggtttttaaataatagatAGTTAGCTTAGAAAAGTCCTCtaactttttttcccatgggTTTTGAATAGTAACTCTGTGCTGTGTTCTTGAGGGGACGGACATTCAGCAGGGGCAGACAGAGCTGTAGATCTGGTTTGTGACCCAGGAACTGGGGACAAGGTGGTTTTGGAGTCCAGTGAAGACAGGAGGGCTTGCTGTACTTTATCCTGAGGCTAGGATGACAGCCTAACTTTGCATTAGTAGAATGAAGTGATATAATCTTGGGGTTTTGTGTCTTTCAATGCCCTATTTTCTCTGGAATACAGGAGtgtttcattaatattttttttcaggattacTTGAAAAATGTTGCATAAAAGGAATTGATAATTCCTCACTTCAGCTGAAGGAATCCTTTGCCCCACAGTGGAAGAGAAGGTTGCCAAAGAAAGGCTCCTGCCTACTCAAGAACAGTCTTGTCAGCATTATTCTGTTTTTAGATTAACTAGCTCTCTTGTCCTTGTTGCAGAGCTGCCAAGAGTTTTGCAACTCTGTTTGTGAATGTGGATGTCACTTCTGAACCCCACGAGGTCTCTGCCCTTTGGTTTTTGTGGTACGTGAAGCAGTGTGGGGGCACAGCAAGAATATTCTCAACGACCAACGGGGGACAGGTACTgtcacctcctgcagctcttggCAGGCCCTGCTCTACCTTCATCcttttgctggtttattttagTCCAGAGACATCCATGACTTTTGAGACAGTAGCACACTGATAACTAGTTTTATTCATTTCCTCTTTAACCTGGATCTTGCAAAAACTAGTGTTGAAGATTGCTGCCTACTGAAGGCATTGTCCCCAGGGATCAGAGGATCtgtatttggcttttttttggaTACAGATTAAAACATGTGCTTAACATATTTATCCAagttgaaaagagaaaattttacttCTGCCTATTTCTGTCATGAGGCTGAAGGCATCCTTAGCACTGCAGAAGCATTTAATGGAGATGGCAATGTCAGCTGCAAGTTAATACTGAAATTGTAGCCCAGAGCTAGGTTCCTAAGATGCAAATTTCTGAACATTAACACcattaagattttaaaatcagtctaaagaaaattaacaccCCTGCTTAAATATGGTATTGCTTTGAAATGTTTGCAATCTGGTACATTAGAGCTGCTTTTGCATTTGAAGAAAGTAAAGACTGCTAACAGTCTTCTACTTGAGAAGTGCAAATTTCACTAATTGTGttagaaaaagatatatttttagaaatgctAATTATttaatcataaataaaaatgcaaatactttAACCACATGAAAATGCATAGTTATGCATAGATAAGCAATTACTGTAGATAAATTAAGTatgtttaattaaatattatctGAATTTTGTATTATGTTAGAGATGATTCGAGTTTAAGTTGGCTTGAATTACGTACTGCAGCATACATTTTTGATGTGAGCTATGTTACTTCTtacattttgttatttattatgaAGATCAGgtttcctgcttctgctgcacagagctctgcagggatgaGTGAACTCAGAGAAAGGTTTGAAGGTTTAAGCACTTTTCAGAAGTCTTGCTGATTCACACAGGCCTGTAGAATCTTTTTGGAGACCACATTTGGAGAAGGGGTTTTCTTATGAGGTTACTATTACTTTTAGTTTGACTAGAGTTCAAATGGTGGTCAGATATGGGAAGGATTTGAGAAGCTGATGGAAGGAGAAAGTAAAATGGGTACATTTCCAGGTGAGAGTgcaaaaattccccaaaatgtTTTGATAACAATGGAAGAAGGGGGTGTGTTTTGAATGCCAAGAGAAATGCTTGTCGTGGTACACGCTCCAtaagcactgctgtgctgtgctgttgtTTTTGTGCTTCAGGAGAGGAAGTTTGTTGGGGGCTCTGGGCAGATCAGTGAGAAGATCATGGAGCGCCTGGGGGGGCGGGTGAGGCTGAGGAAGCCGGTGGTGCGCATCGACCAGTCTGGGGACAGCGTCATCGTGGAAACCCTGGACCATGAGTTATACGAGGTAATGACATGTCCACTAAGAAATCATTACTGGTGGGATGGGTGGCTGCAAAACCTTTGGCTTCTCCTTTTTGACTTCTCCAAAGTCCTGTACGAAAATGCAGCAGAGATTTAAGTGACTGTGACAGAAAGTCACACGTTCTCATTGTCCTGAAGTAACAGTAGTGTAGGAGCTTTAAAGTGATGCCTAAAAGCAAAGTGTGGATTCagactttttcctttcctggcaTCTTCTTGTGTTCAGTTACCTTCTGAATTAGAGGGTAATTTGTAAGGtgtaaaatgtaatttagcAACAAACTTTCAGTGCAAAGCATTGCAAGCTTCATTTCCAAGTTGTAACAGAGTCCAGATGGAAGGGAGACAAGTGGACTCTTAGGGCACAGCACTTTCTTTTAAACACCGGGGGAAGGGCTGCTGCCCATCATTGGAACAGATGGCAGTTTATGTAATGATTGTTTGCTATCTAATGAGCAGGATTTTTTGAGGGTTTAATTTTGCAATTCTTACACTAAATGCCAAAATTGCTTCACAAGATAcaccctgcagcctccccagaTGTCCGCTAAGACCATTGGAGCAGTATACTTGTACTGAAGTAGGGGAGGACGTATTTGGCTTAtggataatttcttttccagtgcaAATATGTGATCAGCGCCATTCCCCCAGCTCTTTGTCTGAAGATTCATTTCAACCCACCTTTGCCCCCAATGAGGAACCAGCTCATCAACAGACTCCCCATGGGCTCAGTCATCAAGTGCATCGTGTACTACAAGGAAACTTTCTGGAGGAAGAAGGGTATTGCATTTTAATTGAAAGGAACAGTAGTgacagagagagggaagagagtACCTGGCAACAGAACAGACTCTTTGTTCAGAGCATGCTAAGCCTTAGAAGGAGACTTCATATTCTTCTATGCCATTTTTGGCTTCCCCTGTGAGAGAAACTTGAGAGACTGGTTGGGAGGAGAGGGTGGATGAGGGAATAAAACAATGAGGCAGTCATGAAGGGAGAGTTCATGCCTGTTGCTTGTTGCCTTGGTTGTTCTGTTGTCCTCTCCTTGAGTGGCACCTGGGTATGAGATGAGCCTCTCTCACTTGTACAGGGATGTAAAGGTACAAGTGATGTGTGATGGCTGGATCTgtaaaaattctgatttctggATGGACTGGTCAGCATTGATTGAAGGTGTCTTCACACAGCCATCCCCAGCTGGCCTAGTCATCCTGGGCTCCTCTAACATGCTGAATGCTTCCATCATGACTCCTCTTTGGAATTTACTGAATCCAAGGCAAACTGCAATGCAGTAACATCCACTTCTCATTATTGGCTATAATGAGGCCACATCTGTTTGCCTACAAATATAGCCCACCCCCATCTTTGTAAATGAACTTGAGGGTTCTGGATCCTGTCATGTGCTGGCTATTAGTCTTGGGATGGATCAGCAGGAGGTGACTGAGTATTTTACAGCTTCTTGTAAGCTCCTGCATTTTGATTCAGGAATCCTGACTGCTTTTCCACCTTGTTCTTGCCAGGGTATTGTGGTACCATGATCATTGAAGATGAGGATGCTGCAATTGGTCTAACACTTGATGACACTAAGCCTGATGGCAGCTTTCCTGCCATAATAGGGTAAGGGAGGACAAAGAAAGTGTCTTGTCTAgttaatgattttattttgtcttaGAGGAAATAATTGAAGTAGAAAACCCAatacttttgaaagaaaatactttaaaaataattaaaagttgAGTTTCTCAGTGCATGGTGATGTTCTATGATTGTTTTACTTCAGaattttcctctgtgatttCATTGccagtttaaaaaattaaattctctctttctcctttttatcaCCGTTATCTTTTGCCTCTGTGTGTGGCAAGGTACAAActtggagaagaggaaaggaaagagaagaaaaaagagaatgattGCAAAAATGTAAAGTTTTCTCCAAGTACTTCAgttctttaaatgaaaatttgttttctagaatgaaattttattttgttctggttaTTTTAGCAGCCAGAGACTATGATCAGTcttaaaagttttattaaaaaattatttccagctCAATCCCAGGTTTCATATCATTGCTATATGTCTGgataaaattaaagtaattgGGAAACAGCTCATGCAAATATTCTAACATGAGTTTCAGAGTGGTTCCTTCCTAAATGAGTCCTGCAAGCAGCAGGTAGAGCATTATGCAGAGAGGTGAAATGGATGTTTTTATTAGAGAACCTAAAGCTATTACTGTGCTATTACAGCATCCCATCATAAGTTATTggcattttaaataatgcagGAAATGTAGCAGCATAATGGGGATGAATTGTTTGTGGTCTTACAGCTTCATTCTTGCTCGGAAGTGCAGAAGATTGACAGGTCTCACAAGAGAAGAAAGGTAAGTACAAACCCTGGAGATCTGTATGGAATTCaagttaaaattttgtttaaaatgaccagagcaggaaaaaaaaatgccctgaTTTGAAGGAAGTTGTCTGTAACTTGTGCCAGTAGGCTGACACTAAGGAAGAAGATGCCTTGGTTTTGGATGAACGACCCACGGAATTCCCACATAGCTCTTGCCCTTTTGAAACTCTCTGTCCTGGTTCTTGTTTTCCCACAAGGCTTCTCTGTTCATGTGGCTCTTGCTAAGGAACAGCTCTA
This genomic interval carries:
- the LOC107210273 gene encoding amine oxidase [flavin-containing] B-like, which produces MAERCDVLVVGGGISGLSAAKLLTESGLNVVLLEANDRVGGRTFTVRNKQVKYVDLGGAYVGPTQNRLLRLSKELGIETYKVNEIEHLIHHVKGKSYPFKGPFPPMWNPLAYLDYNNLWRTMDEMGKEIPNEAPWKAPRAEEWDKMTMQDFIDKICWTKAAKSFATLFVNVDVTSEPHEVSALWFLWYVKQCGGTARIFSTTNGGQERKFVGGSGQISEKIMERLGGRVRLRKPVVRIDQSGDSVIVETLDHELYECKYVISAIPPALCLKIHFNPPLPPMRNQLINRLPMGSVIKCIVYYKETFWRKKGYCGTMIIEDEDAAIGLTLDDTKPDGSFPAIIGFILARKCRRLTGLTREERKTRLCELYAKVLGSEEALHPVHYEEKNWCEEQYSGGCYTAYFPPGIMTQYGRIIRQPVGRIYFAGTETATEWSGYMEGAVQAGERAAREILFAMRKIPDSEIWKPEPESVDVPPLPITTTFWERNLPSVPGLLKLIGFSTFITSVAAAGLFAYKKGLLVRN